The genomic region ATACGAGGTTGTCACGGTCCGCAACGGCGGTGTCCGTCGGGAGAACCGCGGCTTCTTTCGACTGGGGCAGGCTCTCCCCGGTGAGCGCGGCTTCGTCGGCCGCGAGGTCAGTCGCCTTCAGGAGCCGTGCATCGGCCGACACCGCGTCGCCCGCGGTCAGGACGAGCACGTCGCCGGGGACGACTTCGGGGGAGGGAATCTCGACTTGCTCACCGTCGCGAAGGACGGTCGCGGTCGGCGCGGCGAGCTCTCGCAAGGCACGCAGACTCTCCTCGGCGCGGTAGTCCTGGACGAACCCGAAGATGCCGTTCAGTATCACGATGCCCATGATGAGGGCGGCGTCGACCCCGTGTCCGACCACTGCGGCGACGACAGCCGCGGCTATCAACACCCAGATGAGCGCGCTCTGGAACTGGGCGACGAAGATGTCGACGAGGCGACGCCGTTCGCCCTCGACGAACTCGTTCCGGCCGTGTTCCTCGAGTCGGCGGGCAGCCTCCTCGCTCGACAGCCCCGATTCGTCGGCGTCGAGGTCCCCGAGCAGCGTCGCGAGTTCGACGTTGTGTTCAGCCACGGGTGGAGGTTCGACGGTCACCCTCTTGATAATTCGTGCTACGAGCGCAGGTTCAGCCCCATCCCTCCGGGCGCAGGCAGTTATTTCCCGGCGGAAGTAATAGAAATTTATTTATTTCGGTGATGTGTTGCGTGGAACGTGGCGGCCCGGACGGGTTTCGGCAGGTGATACCGGCACCTTGTCTCCCCCACCCCAGCCGGTGTCGACCAGCCGACCCTGACCGACTCGTCGATACCCACACCCCGAGACTCCGATTCGACGTCGGCGTCTCCCCCGTGGTACCCCACCCTCGACGACTCGGGCGTGGCCGCCACCCGGTGTCAGCGTCACCCGTGCCGACCGCTGACACCGGTGATTCTCCCCGCTGCCGGCCCTTAGCGATGGAACACGCCCTTGAATGTCCAGACGAGTCCCTGCACGACGTTCCCGACGAAACCCGCGAGTCCGCTGCTCGGTTCGCGGACCAGGTCGAACCCGGCCAGCTCCTCGTGCGAGACGGAGACGACCTCACCGGTCACGGCGCGACGTTCGGCTGCGTCACCGACCCGCAGTAGCGTGACCCGGTCGTCGTCCTGTCCGACGACTCGATACACGCCTGCTTCGAGGTCGGACTCGGGCGGTGGGCGGTAGTGTTCGGCAACTGCTACCATGGTCCTCACTCGCGGTGCCATGGCCTCAATCTTGGGGTGCCGTGCGAGCCGGCCACCCGGCACGGGCCGACGAGAACCTTTTTGCAGACCGTGGCAGAACTTGCGAACATGGCAGACAGCACGGTACTCGTCACTGGTGGCACCGGATTCATCGGGTCGTACGTCGCGAAGGACCTGGTCGACCACGGCCACGACGTGGTCGCCTACGACCTCTCGACAGACCCGCGAATCCTCGAGAAGCTCGACATCGCCGACGAGGTCGAGGTCCGCCGCGGCGACGTGAGCGACTCCACCGACGTGATTCGCGCGGTCAAGGAGACCGGCACGACCCACATCGTCCACCTGGCGGCCCTGCTGACCAACACGGCGCGTGACAACCCCCGCGCCGCGATGCAGGTCAACATCGAGGGCACGAACAACATCTTCGAGGCCGCGCGCACCCTCGACGACCAGGTCGAACGCGTCGCCTGGGCCTCTTCCGCCGCGGTGTACGCCCCGCCGCACAACTACGACGACGGGTCGGACTGGTGGGTCTCCGAGGACGACCTCGTCTACCCGGACACCCTCTACGGCGCGACCAAGGAGTACAACGAGCACCAGGCCCGCGTCTACTACGAGGACCACGACGTCTCCCACGTCGCCATCCGGCCGACCGTCGCCTACGGTCCGTACCGCGAAACCGGCGGCTCCGCCTTCCTCGCGAACATCATCGAGAAGCCCGCAGTGGGTGAATCGTTCTCCGTGGAGTACGGTGACCAGGAGATAGACTGGCAGCACGTCGAGGACATCGCGCAGGCGTTCCGCCTCGCCGCCTTCACGCCGGACGAGGACCTCAGCCAGCGCGTCTACAACGTCCGCGGCGAACTCGCCTCGATTCGCGAGGCCGCCGAGACCGTCGAGAAGATCATGCCCGACGCCGACATCGAGGTCTCTGACGAGGGCGAACTGCCCTGGACCCAGCGCCTGGACATGACGAAGTTCCAGGAGGACACCGGGTACGAGGTGCAGTACGACCTCGAATCCGGCTTCCGCAAGTACATCAAGGTGCTGCGGGAGGAAGCGGGACTGGACCCGGTCTGAGACGGTAGAGTCGCCCCCTTCCACGGCGACGAGAATTATTCCTCCCGGGTGGGGCGTGCCGACTCGCGTGCTGAAAGCCGCGAGTCATCTGCTCGAAAGCGGTACTATCGCTGGGAACGTTCGAACTGGAACAGCAACAGCCACGTGCGTTTCCACCCCCTCTCATTCCGAATCACCGACACAAACACCAAGACAGATGCCCGACAACCGGCGTACGATTACTCTGACATGGTGGCTGGACTCGACATCGGGACGGAGACACTGACGGCGGCACGAGGCGAGGGCGGGGACGCGACACTTGCCACGAGTGTGGCATCGGTCGTCGAGGTCCCGCATGGGACACTCACTGACGCCGGGTTCGACCCGGCCGACCTCTGCTGTCTCGAACGCGGCGACACCGTATCGATACTCGGCGACGACGCGGCCGAGGTCGCCGACGCGACCGGAACAGACACGGAACCCCTCTTCTCGAACGACGTGGTGATTCCCCGCGAGGACGACGCGGCACTGGTGGGCGCGCTCGCGGACGACCTGCTGGCGGGCGACGACGAGGAATCCGTCTGTTTCACGACACCGGGCCGCTTCCTCGACGCGGACGAACCGACGACGGACCACCGCAAGGCCGTCTCGGAGGGTCTCTCCGGGGAAGGCTACGAGCCGACCCCGCTGAACACCGGCCTCGCGGTCCTCTACGACGCACTCTCGGACGGGAACTACACCGGCCTCGGGGTGGCGGTCCGCCCCGCCGTCACCACCGTCTGTCTGGCCTTCTACGGCGTCCCAGTCCTCGGGTTCTCGCTGGCGAGGGGACGTGACTGGCTGGTCGAGCAGGCGGCCGACGCGAGTGGGGAATCGGTCGAGACGGTCGCCGCGGCCCGCGACGAGTTCACGCTGGGGCTGGACACGAGTTCCGAGGGCGTCGACGGCGCACTCGCCGACGCCTACAACGAACTCCTCGGGGACGTTGCCGAAGCGGTCCAGCGCGAGGCCGACGAGAGCGACCTGCAGTCGGGCATCGCCGCGACGGTCGTCGTCGCCGGCAGCGGGAGCGTCCCGGGCATGGAGATGCTCCTCGGCGCACAGCTCGACGCTGCTCCCCTCCCGTTCTCGGTCGGCGACGTCAGGATGGCCGACGACCCGGCGAACAGCGCAGCACTCGGCGCGCTCGCGGCCGCCGAGTCCGGCATCGACGGCTACGAAGGAATCGCAGCGAGCGAGGAGGACGAGTCCGGCGACGACGGCCGTGGCGACGACGAGGGCCTCGCACAGCAGACCCTGTCGGGGGCGGCCGCGACAGCGGGCAGTGCCGGTGCTGGCACCCAGCACTCCGGCAGTGCCAGCCCGCCTGCCCGCGGCGACCCCGACGATGACTCATCGAACCGCGCCATCGAGCAGATGTTCGAGCG from Haloarchaeobius sp. HME9146 harbors:
- a CDS encoding NAD(P)-dependent oxidoreductase; translated protein: MADSTVLVTGGTGFIGSYVAKDLVDHGHDVVAYDLSTDPRILEKLDIADEVEVRRGDVSDSTDVIRAVKETGTTHIVHLAALLTNTARDNPRAAMQVNIEGTNNIFEAARTLDDQVERVAWASSAAVYAPPHNYDDGSDWWVSEDDLVYPDTLYGATKEYNEHQARVYYEDHDVSHVAIRPTVAYGPYRETGGSAFLANIIEKPAVGESFSVEYGDQEIDWQHVEDIAQAFRLAAFTPDEDLSQRVYNVRGELASIREAAETVEKIMPDADIEVSDEGELPWTQRLDMTKFQEDTGYEVQYDLESGFRKYIKVLREEAGLDPV